One Helianthus annuus cultivar XRQ/B chromosome 7, HanXRQr2.0-SUNRISE, whole genome shotgun sequence genomic region harbors:
- the LOC118480140 gene encoding arp2/3 complex-activating protein rickA-like translates to MAMRGRGGRVNPNRPPRLITGRVYEDFKPMSEWRQEDGYDTLLLYLPGFQKEYIKVTTEDVNIVRVRGERLIVDNKWSRFQEDYRVPENCEMRGIRAKFDGGILTITMPRRATTTPPPPPPPPPPPPPPPPPPPPPPPPPPPPPPPPPPPPPPPPAPPTTLLPPKTNEQPFRRTKQEEMLPKLKEEPKEKKPQTSPYTLPPQPKPYRPTKQPAPEAKEQNVVGELDKGKEALVDHGEDNKRSWMMNEDRKALVNAGVSVMVLVALGVHVSYTIGLLTKGK, encoded by the exons ATGGCAATGAGAGGAAGGGGTGGTAGGGTTAATCCCAACCGTCCACCGAGGTTGATCACCGGTCGTGTGTATGAAGATTTCAAACCCATGTCTGAATGGAGACAGGAAGATGGTTACGACACTCTTCTTCTATATCTCCCTG GTTTTCAAAAAGAATACATTAAGGTGACGACTGAAGATGTGAATATCGTTAGAGTACGTGGAGAACGTTTGATTGTGGATAACAAGTGGAGTCGGTTTCAGGAAGATTATCGAGTTCCTGAAAACTGTGAAATGAGAGGTATTCGTGCAAAATTTGATGGCGGGATACTAACAATTACAATGCCTAGGAGggccaccaccacaccacctccaccgccaccaccaccaccaccgccgccaccaccaccaccgccgccaccgccgccaccaccgccaccgccgccgccaccaccgccgccaccaccaccaccgccaccaccgccggcGCCACCAACCACCCTACTTCCACCTAAAACAAATGAGCAACCATTTAGAAGAACAAAGCAAGAAGAGATGCTACCCAAACTCAAAGAAGAACCAAAAGAAAAGAAACCTCAAACTAGTCCTTACACTTTGCCACCACAACCAAAGCCATATAGACCAACCAAACAACCCGCCCCAGAAGCGAAGGAACAGAATGTTGTTGGAGAACtagacaaaggaaaagaagcATTGGTTGATCATGGAGAGGATAACAAGAGGAGTTGGATGATGAATGAAGATAGGAAGGCGCTGGTGAATGCGGGTGTGAGTGTTATGGTCCTTGTTGCACTTGGTGTTCATGTGTCCTACACCATTGGCCTCCTTACCAAAGGGAAATGA
- the LOC110921101 gene encoding uncharacterized protein LOC110921101 isoform X2: MVLTRSKCNLDKPHNNTADSPLKPNIFKNLISALESPVDIKTQLLKSSYYLLIELSSRKQIYTSKGAEFNGLVIETNNGEISVSLRDVYTLSRVLFQNLRKRLKHLHSTKHHVSATRSLELEELNLLIRCCMVTLTICVDQQHLLESGRFLLLVFKKLTLLDVAEKADFERTFSCQCMHSGEIASDYFAEVASLSSLELFDTCIPSITALLEVIIDELLVHGQLRKYLQKIDSYSPNTCLFKVNADSGNFGLMMEMICSHFSLSISGEVALKQFLNTFAWAHSNSSTSSALGIIPAKTLLQNPIMPSSPKLLQAHIVSLVADVISVGINHETRTTDPMLIDCYLSIFESSVILYTQHMSDLKTESCTADARGSLVNKSSQPLFESCIDSGKSEKLSQMITALNNLWNSNLRREFFERESELISSSMDYVQQNVCIIDTTCRDEILSFLKCMILRAADDVNDIKLPHDGDTSLQDICLLASLLMLMSNSLIQALKGISNLKVYDIIAGSITCFKEFNIRFPIQKFSHSLMERNPTSRTESRLMLLHFLGLLSLCFDSGLGFLVKSCVSVIMGLCNLLVSEEGSVDSLRLLVEAEPGSLLIERSLTVYKEAFVCRYPSLGVAAKFQKTRTLFVRFLGSA; encoded by the exons ATGGTTCTTACAAGGAGTAAATGCAATCTCGACAAACCTCATAACAACACCGCAGACAGTCCACTGAAGCCCAACATTTTCAAAAACCTAATCTCCGCCCTTGAATCTCCTGTG GATATCAAGACACAACTCTTGAAAAGTTCATATTATTTACTCATTGAGTTATCTTCAAGGAAACAAATTTATACAAGCAAAGGAGCTGAGTTTAACGGATTAGTCATTGAAACCAACAATGGTGAAATCAGCGTGAGTTTAAGAGATGTATACACACTCTCCCGCGTACTCTTTCAAAATCTTCGTAAACGGTTGAAGCATTTGCACTCTACAAAACATCATGTCTCCGCCACTCGATCTCTTGAATTGGAAGAGTTAAATCTATTAATAAGATGTTGCATGGTAACATTGACCATTTGTGTGGACCAACAACATCTTTTGGAAAGTGGAAGATTTCTTCTTTTAGTATTCAAAAAGTTGACTTTACTTGACGTAGCAGAAAAAGCCGATTTTGAAAGGACGTTTTCTTGTCAATGCATGCATAGTGGTGAAATTGCCTCTGACTACTTTGCTGAGGTGGCATCCTTATCATCGTTAGAGCTCTTCGATACCTGCATTCCTTCTATCACAGCACTACTTGAGGTGATCATAGACGAGCTTTTGGTACATGGTCAGTTGAGGAAGTATCTGCAGAAAATCGATTCCTATTCTCCTAACACATGTTTATTTAAGGTTAATGCTGATAGTGGTAACTTTGGATTAATGATGGAGATGATATGTTCTCATTTTTCACTCTCAATCTCCGGTGAGGTGGCCCTTAAACAATTTCTTAATACGTTTGCGTGGGCCCATTCTAATAGTTCCACGTCATCAGCACTCGGAATCATCCCGGCCAAAACGTTACTGCAAAACCCCATTATGCCTTCTTCACCCAAGTTATTGCAGGCTCATATTGTTTCATTGGTTGCTGATGTCATCAGTGTCGGCATAAATCATGAAACTCGCACAACAGATCCTATGCTAATCGATTGCTACCTTTCGATATTTGAAAGCTCGGTTATACTGTACACACAACACATGTCTGATTTGAAAACCGAGAGCTGTACAGCTGATGCTAGGGGCAGTTTGGTCAATAAAAGTTCACAGCCGTTGTTTGAATCTTGTATTGATTCGGGTAAAAGTGAGAAGCTCAGTCAGATGATAACCGCATTGAACAACTTGTGGAATTCGAATTTAAGAAGAGAGTTTTTCGAGAGAGAGTCTGAGCTTATATCGTCCTCTATGGATTATGTACAGCAGAATGTATGCATAATCGACACAACATGCAGAGATGagattttatcatttttaaaatgCATGATTTTACGAGCCGCGGATGACGTTAACGATATCAAACTGCCTCATGATGGTGACACTAGTCTACAAGATATCTGTCTTCTAGCATCCTTATTAATGCTGATGAGTAATTCACTTATACAAGCGTTAAAAGGGATCTCAAACCTCAAGGTGTACGATATTATAGCCGGAAGCATTACTTGTTTCAAAGAATTCAATATACGTTTTCCAATTCAAAAGTTTTCCCACAGTTTGATGGAACGGAATCCGACAAGTCGTACGGAATCACGGCTGATGCTTTTGCATTTTCTAGGGTTGCTATCGTTGTGTTTCGATAGTGGGCTTGGGTTTTTGGTAAAGAGCTGCGTATCGGTGATAATGGGCTTGTGTAATCTGCTTGTTTCTGAAGAGGGTAGCGTAGACTCATTGAGGTTGTTAGTCGAAGCTGAACCTGGATCGTTATTGATTGAAAGATCTCTTACTGTTTACAAAGAG GCTTTCGTATGCCGATATCCTAGTCTTGGAGTGGCTGCAAAATTTCAGAAGACGCGGACACTATTTGTGAG ATTTTTAGGTAGTGCGTAG
- the LOC110921101 gene encoding uncharacterized protein LOC110921101 isoform X1, which produces MVLTRSKCNLDKPHNNTADSPLKPNIFKNLISALESPVDIKTQLLKSSYYLLIELSSRKQIYTSKGAEFNGLVIETNNGEISVSLRDVYTLSRVLFQNLRKRLKHLHSTKHHVSATRSLELEELNLLIRCCMVTLTICVDQQHLLESGRFLLLVFKKLTLLDVAEKADFERTFSCQCMHSGEIASDYFAEVASLSSLELFDTCIPSITALLEVIIDELLVHGQLRKYLQKIDSYSPNTCLFKVNADSGNFGLMMEMICSHFSLSISGEVALKQFLNTFAWAHSNSSTSSALGIIPAKTLLQNPIMPSSPKLLQAHIVSLVADVISVGINHETRTTDPMLIDCYLSIFESSVILYTQHMSDLKTESCTADARGSLVNKSSQPLFESCIDSGKSEKLSQMITALNNLWNSNLRREFFERESELISSSMDYVQQNVCIIDTTCRDEILSFLKCMILRAADDVNDIKLPHDGDTSLQDICLLASLLMLMSNSLIQALKGISNLKVYDIIAGSITCFKEFNIRFPIQKFSHSLMERNPTSRTESRLMLLHFLGLLSLCFDSGLGFLVKSCVSVIMGLCNLLVSEEGSVDSLRLLVEAEPGSLLIERSLTVYKEAFVCRYPSLGVAAKFQKTRTLFVSNACAANEVSLPRETCSGEVYLKTRNVTNDVDDLADFIECQKDKDYVGWLKDRGKFRERKLAKRLKRIREKKKQAWRSVMGKT; this is translated from the exons ATGGTTCTTACAAGGAGTAAATGCAATCTCGACAAACCTCATAACAACACCGCAGACAGTCCACTGAAGCCCAACATTTTCAAAAACCTAATCTCCGCCCTTGAATCTCCTGTG GATATCAAGACACAACTCTTGAAAAGTTCATATTATTTACTCATTGAGTTATCTTCAAGGAAACAAATTTATACAAGCAAAGGAGCTGAGTTTAACGGATTAGTCATTGAAACCAACAATGGTGAAATCAGCGTGAGTTTAAGAGATGTATACACACTCTCCCGCGTACTCTTTCAAAATCTTCGTAAACGGTTGAAGCATTTGCACTCTACAAAACATCATGTCTCCGCCACTCGATCTCTTGAATTGGAAGAGTTAAATCTATTAATAAGATGTTGCATGGTAACATTGACCATTTGTGTGGACCAACAACATCTTTTGGAAAGTGGAAGATTTCTTCTTTTAGTATTCAAAAAGTTGACTTTACTTGACGTAGCAGAAAAAGCCGATTTTGAAAGGACGTTTTCTTGTCAATGCATGCATAGTGGTGAAATTGCCTCTGACTACTTTGCTGAGGTGGCATCCTTATCATCGTTAGAGCTCTTCGATACCTGCATTCCTTCTATCACAGCACTACTTGAGGTGATCATAGACGAGCTTTTGGTACATGGTCAGTTGAGGAAGTATCTGCAGAAAATCGATTCCTATTCTCCTAACACATGTTTATTTAAGGTTAATGCTGATAGTGGTAACTTTGGATTAATGATGGAGATGATATGTTCTCATTTTTCACTCTCAATCTCCGGTGAGGTGGCCCTTAAACAATTTCTTAATACGTTTGCGTGGGCCCATTCTAATAGTTCCACGTCATCAGCACTCGGAATCATCCCGGCCAAAACGTTACTGCAAAACCCCATTATGCCTTCTTCACCCAAGTTATTGCAGGCTCATATTGTTTCATTGGTTGCTGATGTCATCAGTGTCGGCATAAATCATGAAACTCGCACAACAGATCCTATGCTAATCGATTGCTACCTTTCGATATTTGAAAGCTCGGTTATACTGTACACACAACACATGTCTGATTTGAAAACCGAGAGCTGTACAGCTGATGCTAGGGGCAGTTTGGTCAATAAAAGTTCACAGCCGTTGTTTGAATCTTGTATTGATTCGGGTAAAAGTGAGAAGCTCAGTCAGATGATAACCGCATTGAACAACTTGTGGAATTCGAATTTAAGAAGAGAGTTTTTCGAGAGAGAGTCTGAGCTTATATCGTCCTCTATGGATTATGTACAGCAGAATGTATGCATAATCGACACAACATGCAGAGATGagattttatcatttttaaaatgCATGATTTTACGAGCCGCGGATGACGTTAACGATATCAAACTGCCTCATGATGGTGACACTAGTCTACAAGATATCTGTCTTCTAGCATCCTTATTAATGCTGATGAGTAATTCACTTATACAAGCGTTAAAAGGGATCTCAAACCTCAAGGTGTACGATATTATAGCCGGAAGCATTACTTGTTTCAAAGAATTCAATATACGTTTTCCAATTCAAAAGTTTTCCCACAGTTTGATGGAACGGAATCCGACAAGTCGTACGGAATCACGGCTGATGCTTTTGCATTTTCTAGGGTTGCTATCGTTGTGTTTCGATAGTGGGCTTGGGTTTTTGGTAAAGAGCTGCGTATCGGTGATAATGGGCTTGTGTAATCTGCTTGTTTCTGAAGAGGGTAGCGTAGACTCATTGAGGTTGTTAGTCGAAGCTGAACCTGGATCGTTATTGATTGAAAGATCTCTTACTGTTTACAAAGAG GCTTTCGTATGCCGATATCCTAGTCTTGGAGTGGCTGCAAAATTTCAGAAGACGCGGACACTATTTGTGAG CAATGCTTGTGCTGCAAATGAAGTATCATTACCAAGAGAAACTTGCAGTGGGGAGGTGTACCTCAAGACCAGAAATGTGACAAATGATGTTGATGATTTGGCTGACTTTATAGAGTGCCAGAAGGACAAGGATTATGTCGGTTGGTTAAAGGATCGGGGAAAATTCCGAGAACGGAAACTAGCAAAACGACTCAAACGCATTCGGGAGAAGAAGAAGCAAGCATGGAGATCCGTAATGGGGAAGACTTAA